In a single window of the Desulfovibrio mangrovi genome:
- the truA gene encoding tRNA pseudouridine(38-40) synthase TruA → MPRLKIVVAYVGTHYCGWQIQNTLSRRPQPTIQEELERIVERVTGSAIRVFGSGRTDSGVHADGQVAHFDIPEHKLDMDWQRTFNSMLPDDIAVLSVEQVADNFHSRIDAKGKAYSYSLWLSRRYTPPRLFPFVWASGPLDIAAMDAAARHLEGTHDFTSFQNAGTDLETTVRTIRSISRTPEGPIPAIDSPMQITWRFEADGFLKQMVRNLMGTLVACGSGKLSPDAIPELITACDRTKAPCTAPAQGLSLTEVYY, encoded by the coding sequence ATGCCCCGTTTGAAAATCGTTGTAGCCTACGTTGGCACCCATTATTGCGGCTGGCAGATTCAGAACACGCTATCCAGAAGGCCCCAGCCGACCATTCAGGAAGAGCTTGAGCGCATTGTTGAACGCGTGACAGGCAGCGCCATCCGCGTCTTCGGCAGCGGACGCACGGACTCCGGCGTCCACGCTGACGGACAGGTTGCGCACTTCGACATACCTGAACACAAGCTGGACATGGATTGGCAGCGCACGTTCAATTCCATGCTGCCGGACGACATCGCCGTGCTCTCCGTGGAACAGGTTGCGGACAATTTCCATTCCCGCATCGACGCCAAGGGCAAGGCCTACTCCTATTCACTATGGCTCAGCAGACGGTACACTCCCCCAAGGCTCTTTCCCTTTGTGTGGGCCAGCGGTCCGCTTGATATTGCCGCCATGGATGCGGCGGCGCGTCATCTGGAAGGAACCCACGACTTTACCAGTTTCCAGAACGCCGGCACGGATCTGGAAACCACGGTACGGACCATCCGCAGCATTTCCCGTACACCGGAAGGACCGATACCCGCCATAGACTCCCCCATGCAGATCACATGGCGATTCGAGGCCGACGGCTTTCTCAAGCAGATGGTGCGCAACCTCATGGGCACACTGGTAGCCTGCGGCTCCGGCAAGCTCTCGCCCGATGCCATACCGGAACTCATTACCGCCTGTGACCGCACCAAAGCTCCCTGTACCGCTCCGGCACAGGGGCTGAGCCTCACCGAGGTCTACTACTAA
- the fliM gene encoding flagellar motor switch protein FliM, with translation MNKILAQDEVDALLRGLSGGEIESETDIPEDDSGIVPFDLANQDRIIRGRMPVLEIVNDRFARLCTNALSNTIRKRVELNPISIDMTKFGDFMRSLPVPTSINIFKMEPLRGNAIVVVDSRLVFALVENFFGGAGSQPKIEGREFTRIEQAIVDRVIKITLDNMEESWRPVHEVNLELVRSEINPQFAAIVPPSDVVVVITFEVELETAIGSLIICLPYATIEPIRSKLHASFQTERLEVDHAWVARLKERLMETPVEMKIRFGETKITGNQLLRLQIGDVLLLDTDTDDLLECTVAGVRKFWGISGTVKSNKAFQIIKEEEPNYT, from the coding sequence ATGAACAAGATTCTTGCCCAGGACGAGGTGGATGCCCTCTTACGAGGATTGTCCGGCGGAGAGATTGAAAGCGAGACTGATATACCGGAGGACGACTCCGGCATAGTTCCTTTTGACCTTGCCAATCAGGACCGCATTATCCGCGGCCGTATGCCTGTTCTGGAAATCGTGAACGACCGTTTTGCGCGGTTGTGCACGAACGCACTGTCCAACACCATACGCAAGCGCGTGGAACTGAACCCCATATCCATTGATATGACCAAGTTCGGCGATTTCATGCGTTCTTTGCCCGTGCCCACCAGCATCAACATCTTCAAGATGGAGCCTTTACGCGGTAACGCCATTGTGGTTGTTGACTCGCGACTTGTGTTCGCGTTGGTGGAGAACTTTTTCGGTGGGGCCGGTTCGCAGCCCAAGATCGAGGGGCGTGAGTTTACCCGCATTGAGCAGGCCATTGTAGACCGCGTGATCAAGATCACGCTGGACAACATGGAAGAGTCGTGGCGTCCCGTTCACGAAGTGAATCTCGAACTCGTGCGTTCCGAAATCAACCCGCAGTTTGCGGCCATTGTGCCGCCCAGCGACGTTGTGGTGGTTATCACCTTTGAAGTGGAACTGGAGACGGCCATCGGCTCCCTTATCATCTGTCTTCCCTACGCCACCATCGAACCTATCCGTTCCAAGCTGCACGCCAGCTTTCAGACGGAACGGCTTGAGGTGGACCATGCATGGGTGGCTCGCTTGAAAGAGCGCCTCATGGAGACGCCCGTGGAGATGAAGATTCGCTTCGGGGAAACCAAGATCACCGGCAACCAGTTGCTGCGTTTGCAGATCGGCGACGTGCTCCTGCTGGATACCGATACGGACGACCTGCTGGAATGTACCGTTGCCGGAGTGCGCAAGTTCTGGGGCATCAGCGGCACGGTGAAGTCCAACAAGGCCTTCCAGATCATCAAGGAAGAAGAGCCGAACTATACGTAA
- a CDS encoding ABC transporter substrate-binding protein, which translates to MKRIILSLVVTMLCLVPAMASAAGKVVSVSQFVEHPALDAVLKGAQDYFKDNNLDVTFNVHNAQANMATTVQIAAQIQGEQPDLVIAIATPSAQACAQKIQGTPILATAVTDHVGAGLVKSLEHPGGNVSGTSDMLPVARQLDLIREFHPELKSLGVIYNSGEANSVTLVKMLKAACDAAGIKLEEATVLNSAGIYQAAKSLVGRTEAVYLPTDNTVISALESVVKVCRQNKLPLYAADNDSVERGTIAALAFDYYKLGYQTGAMAKRILFDGADVSAMPVESLQELSLHVNMKAAEAMGVTVPESVLSRAEKVIK; encoded by the coding sequence ATGAAACGTATCATTCTCAGCCTTGTCGTCACCATGCTGTGTCTGGTGCCCGCCATGGCCTCCGCAGCCGGAAAGGTCGTATCCGTCAGCCAGTTTGTTGAGCACCCGGCGCTCGACGCCGTCCTCAAGGGCGCGCAGGACTATTTCAAGGACAACAATCTGGATGTTACCTTCAACGTCCACAACGCACAGGCCAACATGGCCACCACCGTACAGATCGCAGCCCAGATTCAGGGAGAGCAGCCGGATCTGGTTATTGCCATTGCCACTCCGTCCGCGCAGGCATGTGCACAGAAAATTCAAGGCACCCCCATCCTGGCAACTGCCGTGACCGACCATGTTGGCGCAGGCCTCGTAAAGAGCCTTGAACACCCCGGCGGTAATGTTTCCGGCACTTCGGACATGCTGCCCGTGGCCCGCCAACTCGACCTCATCCGCGAGTTCCACCCTGAACTCAAAAGCCTTGGCGTCATCTACAACTCCGGCGAGGCCAACTCCGTCACGCTGGTCAAGATGCTCAAGGCCGCCTGCGACGCCGCCGGCATCAAGCTGGAAGAAGCCACGGTGCTGAACTCCGCCGGCATCTATCAGGCAGCCAAAAGCCTTGTGGGCCGCACCGAAGCCGTTTACCTGCCCACCGACAACACGGTCATTTCCGCGCTGGAATCCGTGGTCAAGGTGTGCCGCCAGAACAAGCTGCCTCTGTACGCCGCAGATAACGATTCCGTTGAGCGCGGCACCATCGCCGCCCTTGCCTTCGACTATTACAAGCTCGGCTACCAGACCGGAGCCATGGCCAAGCGCATCCTGTTCGACGGTGCCGACGTTTCCGCCATGCCTGTTGAATCCCTGCAGGAACTGTCCCTGCACGTGAACATGAAAGCTGCGGAAGCCATGGGCGTTACCGTACCGGAAAGCGTCCTTTCCCGTGCGGAAAAAGTAATCAAGTAA
- a CDS encoding ABC transporter permease: MTWYAFYGALEQGFVYGLLVLGVYLTFRVLDFPDLTVDGSLPLGAAVSSVAITAGVNPFVSLLMAMGAGFLAGMVTGILNTKFRILHLLASILTMIALYSINIRIMGKPNLTLLGADTVLDSVAGFGLPPHMSAPLLFACFCAVAVALLVWFLHTELGLTLLATGDNAQMITAQGVNTHSVIIFGVGLSNALAALSGALVAQNQGAADVNMGVGTIVAGLASVIVGETLFGCRTVARAMIAAILGSVAYRLAIALALGLKLGSFSFTPSDLNLITAILVIAALVSPQLKSRFRK; encoded by the coding sequence ATGACCTGGTATGCTTTTTACGGAGCGCTTGAACAGGGGTTCGTATACGGGCTCCTCGTGCTGGGGGTCTATCTGACCTTCCGCGTGCTCGACTTCCCCGACCTTACTGTGGACGGCTCGCTGCCGTTGGGCGCCGCTGTTTCCTCCGTGGCCATCACCGCGGGCGTGAATCCCTTTGTTTCCCTGCTCATGGCCATGGGCGCCGGTTTTCTGGCAGGCATGGTTACGGGCATCCTGAACACAAAATTCCGCATCCTGCATCTACTGGCCTCCATCCTGACCATGATTGCCCTCTATTCCATCAACATCCGCATCATGGGCAAGCCCAACCTGACTCTTCTGGGAGCGGATACGGTGCTGGATTCCGTAGCCGGTTTCGGCCTTCCCCCGCACATGTCGGCCCCGCTGCTTTTCGCCTGCTTCTGCGCAGTTGCAGTAGCCCTGCTCGTCTGGTTCCTGCACACGGAACTGGGACTCACCCTGCTCGCCACGGGTGACAACGCGCAGATGATCACGGCCCAGGGTGTGAATACGCACAGCGTCATAATTTTCGGCGTGGGGCTCTCCAACGCCCTTGCCGCCCTTTCCGGCGCGCTTGTGGCTCAGAATCAGGGAGCTGCGGACGTGAACATGGGCGTGGGCACCATCGTGGCGGGCCTTGCCTCGGTCATCGTAGGCGAAACCCTCTTCGGGTGCCGCACTGTGGCCCGCGCCATGATTGCCGCCATTCTCGGTTCAGTCGCCTACCGCCTTGCCATTGCGCTTGCTCTGGGACTCAAGCTGGGCAGCTTCTCCTTCACCCCCAGCGACCTCAACCTCATCACGGCCATTCTGGTCATTGCGGCCCTTGTGTCACCCCAGCTGAAGAGCCGGTTCAGGAAGTAA
- a CDS encoding ABC transporter ATP-binding protein — protein sequence MLVLDNITKYFNRGTINEVLALNALSLTVNEGDFITVIGSNGAGKSTTLTCIAGGFKPDSGAIRINNEDITNWPEYRRATFIGRVFQDPLKGTCASASIEQNMALALKRGKPRGLSRGVKDKDRPWFREQLATLGLGLENRLKDTAGLLSGGQRQALTMLMATMVRPDILLLDEHTAALDPKTANQILELTHNIVATQKLTTLMVTHNMHQALTFGNRLIMLDRGEVILDVSGEEKKNLTVDDLLQRFYALRGEAMGSDRLLLG from the coding sequence ATGCTGGTACTCGACAACATCACCAAGTATTTCAACAGAGGCACCATCAACGAGGTGCTGGCCCTGAACGCCTTGTCACTGACCGTGAACGAAGGAGACTTCATCACCGTCATCGGCTCCAACGGCGCGGGCAAGTCCACCACCCTCACCTGCATTGCGGGCGGCTTCAAGCCGGACAGCGGAGCAATCCGCATCAACAATGAGGACATCACGAACTGGCCGGAATACCGCCGTGCCACCTTTATTGGCCGCGTCTTTCAGGACCCGCTGAAGGGCACCTGCGCCTCCGCCTCCATAGAGCAGAACATGGCGCTGGCCCTGAAACGCGGCAAGCCCAGAGGCCTGTCCAGAGGCGTGAAGGACAAGGACCGCCCATGGTTCCGCGAACAGCTCGCCACCCTCGGTCTGGGACTTGAAAATCGTCTCAAGGATACCGCAGGTCTGCTTTCCGGCGGCCAGCGTCAGGCCCTGACCATGCTCATGGCAACCATGGTGCGCCCTGACATTCTGCTGCTGGACGAACATACGGCCGCCCTGGACCCCAAGACCGCCAACCAGATTCTTGAACTCACCCACAATATCGTGGCAACGCAGAAGCTGACCACTCTCATGGTTACCCACAACATGCATCAAGCCCTCACCTTCGGAAACCGCCTGATCATGCTGGACCGCGGCGAGGTGATTCTGGATGTCTCCGGCGAGGAAAAGAAGAACCTCACCGTGGACGACCTGCTGCAGCGCTTCTATGCCCTGCGCGGTGAGGCCATGGGCTCCGACCGGCTCCTGCTCGGGTAA
- a CDS encoding ASKHA domain-containing protein yields the protein MQQIIVTDHTGESRAIPLKPDNGLSVAQYVYTSGTFCAPALCSGLARCGRCRMLFTENTPLPRGEDALYFTEAELREGWRLGCHHTPEAGMCITLPELPSRKRPLQVTSQTLAAAQGKQLKMAVDIGTTSLHWSLLEGDKRIAHGQELNPQMGAGSEVMSRLAFARNGNGAETLQTLLTDRLHDIVTRTADAGASISECCVAANSVMTYLLLGKATSGLASAPYALDYKGGSTETLDGLPPMYMPPLPSPFVGGDLSAGMQAVLERNPEYPFLLADLGTNGEFVLALSPDKALVTSVALGPALEGIGLTFGTVAQPGVITRYSMTPKGLKGMPLPQEPDGPPAVKGISGTGYLSLVHALLKGGLLDRDGRFAEPPYNPLATRLAAQLNTQYGEKRYQLQDDMYLLASDVEELLKVKAAFTLAYEHLLAKAGLATSDIRTLYVAGALGEHADIADLEGLGFIPAGMGARVSSLGNSSLRGAELFLIDPARRGMAEVWTAAAEHVDLTTDPAFTQNFTRHMRFIFS from the coding sequence ATGCAGCAAATTATCGTCACCGACCATACCGGCGAGAGTCGCGCCATCCCCCTGAAGCCGGACAACGGCCTCTCCGTGGCGCAGTATGTTTACACCAGCGGCACCTTCTGCGCTCCTGCCCTGTGTTCGGGGCTCGCACGCTGCGGACGCTGCCGCATGCTGTTCACGGAAAACACGCCTCTGCCCAGAGGGGAGGACGCCCTCTACTTTACGGAAGCCGAGCTGAGGGAAGGCTGGCGACTGGGCTGCCACCATACGCCGGAGGCAGGCATGTGCATCACCCTGCCAGAGCTACCCTCCCGCAAACGCCCCTTGCAGGTTACTTCACAAACGCTTGCAGCAGCACAGGGCAAACAGCTCAAAATGGCCGTGGACATCGGCACCACCTCCCTGCACTGGTCCTTGCTGGAGGGTGACAAACGCATCGCGCACGGACAGGAACTCAATCCGCAAATGGGCGCAGGCAGCGAAGTCATGTCCCGCCTCGCCTTTGCCCGCAACGGAAACGGGGCAGAGACGCTCCAGACGCTGCTCACCGACCGCCTGCACGATATCGTGACCAGAACGGCGGACGCCGGAGCTTCAATTTCGGAATGCTGCGTTGCCGCCAACTCAGTCATGACCTACCTGCTGCTCGGCAAGGCGACCTCAGGACTTGCCAGCGCCCCCTACGCGCTTGACTACAAGGGCGGCAGCACCGAAACGCTGGACGGACTCCCCCCCATGTATATGCCGCCATTGCCCTCACCCTTCGTGGGCGGCGACTTGTCGGCGGGCATGCAGGCGGTGCTGGAGCGCAATCCCGAATACCCGTTCCTGCTGGCAGACCTCGGCACCAACGGAGAATTTGTGCTGGCCCTGTCGCCTGACAAGGCGCTTGTCACCAGCGTGGCCCTCGGTCCGGCACTGGAAGGCATCGGCCTCACCTTCGGCACCGTGGCCCAGCCGGGCGTCATCACCCGCTACAGCATGACGCCCAAGGGACTGAAGGGAATGCCCCTGCCGCAGGAACCGGACGGGCCCCCCGCAGTGAAGGGCATCAGCGGCACCGGGTATCTTTCTCTTGTTCACGCCCTGCTCAAGGGCGGCCTGCTGGACCGCGATGGCAGATTCGCCGAGCCCCCCTACAATCCGCTCGCCACCCGCCTTGCCGCACAGCTGAACACGCAGTACGGCGAAAAGCGCTACCAGTTGCAGGACGACATGTATCTGCTCGCAAGCGATGTGGAAGAGCTCCTGAAAGTCAAGGCAGCCTTCACGCTGGCCTATGAGCACCTTCTTGCCAAGGCGGGACTCGCCACGAGCGACATTCGCACGCTCTACGTCGCCGGAGCGCTGGGAGAGCATGCAGACATCGCCGACCTTGAAGGATTGGGCTTCATTCCCGCAGGCATGGGAGCCCGCGTATCGAGTCTCGGCAACTCCTCGTTGCGCGGAGCGGAACTATTCCTTATTGACCCGGCAAGGCGCGGCATGGCAGAAGTCTGGACCGCCGCAGCTGAACATGTGGACCTGACCACTGATCCTGCCTTCACCCAAAACTTCACGCGCCATATGCGCTTCATATTTTCATGA